In Bacillus sp. KH172YL63, one genomic interval encodes:
- a CDS encoding sugar ABC transporter permease encodes MNIFQEARMLIRDNIRDYGMYIALFVIILTFTFMTDGLFITSRNISNLLDSAGYIAVLAVGMTLVIVIRHIDLSVGYAAGFLGAIAAILLTQAGLSTWLTIPIILVIGAIVGLFNGLLVAQIGIPSFVATLAGMLIFRGALLQVTEKTGTIIIQDDHFNAIGNGFIPSIMEVNGLHLLSLLVGLIGIILYIYSEFSTRRNKIKYDFEVISLPIFALKLVFVSAIIGYVTWILAGYHGFSWTVIIILIVVILYHFLTSRTVLGRHIYAVGSNPEAAHLSGINVKKITYIVFGSMGMLAALSGILFTSRLQSATTTAGTLFELDAIAAAYVGGVSSAGGVGKVTGAIIGAIVMASLTSGMNLLGVGISYQYMIRGGVLAGAVIFDVMTRKKR; translated from the coding sequence ATGAATATTTTTCAGGAAGCGAGAATGCTGATTCGCGATAATATCCGTGATTACGGCATGTATATTGCACTATTTGTTATCATACTGACATTTACTTTTATGACAGACGGTTTATTCATTACGTCAAGAAACATTAGCAATCTATTGGATTCTGCAGGTTATATCGCAGTGCTTGCTGTCGGCATGACCCTTGTCATCGTCATCAGGCATATTGATCTGTCTGTCGGTTATGCTGCGGGTTTCCTCGGTGCCATTGCCGCAATTCTGCTCACACAGGCCGGACTTTCAACCTGGCTGACGATTCCGATCATCCTTGTTATCGGTGCGATCGTCGGATTGTTCAACGGCCTGCTCGTGGCTCAGATCGGGATCCCATCATTCGTTGCAACGTTGGCAGGAATGCTGATTTTCCGGGGAGCGCTTTTGCAGGTAACGGAAAAGACGGGGACAATCATCATCCAGGATGATCATTTCAATGCCATCGGCAACGGGTTCATCCCTTCCATCATGGAAGTGAACGGACTGCATCTTCTATCCCTTCTCGTGGGGCTAATTGGCATCATTCTTTATATTTACAGTGAATTTTCCACACGACGGAACAAGATCAAATATGATTTTGAAGTCATCTCTCTGCCGATCTTTGCTTTGAAGCTCGTATTCGTTTCAGCCATCATCGGCTATGTGACATGGATCCTTGCTGGATACCATGGTTTCTCATGGACGGTCATCATCATCCTAATCGTCGTCATCCTGTACCACTTCCTGACATCCCGGACGGTTCTCGGCCGCCATATTTATGCGGTTGGAAGCAACCCGGAAGCGGCTCATCTGAGCGGAATCAATGTCAAGAAAATCACGTATATCGTCTTCGGTTCGATGGGGATGCTTGCCGCACTTTCAGGGATATTATTCACCTCCCGTCTTCAATCGGCCACGACCACTGCCGGTACATTATTTGAGCTTGATGCGATTGCTGCCGCCTACGTCGGTGGGGTATCATCGGCCGGCGGTGTCGGAAAAGTGACAGGTGCCATCATCGGTGCCATCGTCATGGCATCATTGACGAGTGGAATGAACCTGCTTGGTGTAGGGATCTCTTATCAATATATGATCCGGGGAGGCGTGCTTGCGGGTGCGGTCATCTTTGATGTGATGACTCGGAAGAAAAGATAA
- a CDS encoding sugar ABC transporter ATP-binding protein, giving the protein MNKYLLEMNDISKEFTGVKALSDVNFKVEEGEIHCLIGENGAGKSTLMKVLSGVYPYGTYTGDIVFDASVQQFNKISDSVNAGIAIIYQELALFPDLTVYENIFAGNEVKAGGFIDWNRTIVEAQKLLKKVKLDVNPDTLVRDLSVGKRQLVEIAKALSKDVKLLILDEPTAALNEDDSENLLELLKDLKKQGITCIMISHKLKEVIHIADKATVLRDGLTICTLDASKGEVSEGVIIKNMVGRDIEDIYPKRPNKFHGETILELQNWSAYDPQLGREVVKDVNLHVKRGEIVGIAGLMGSGRTELALSIFGNAKSYKLEGSLVWDNSLTTLKHTKDAIKAGIAYVTEDRKDDGLFLLQDIKSNISAANLGGISTKGIINDNEEIKVAERYHSSLHIKASSLEQLVGNLSGGNQQKVSIGKWLFVGPKLLILDEPTRGIDVGAKFEIYTVMNELIEQGLSIIMISSELGEVLGMSDRVYVMAQGEIKGELPVEDANQEKIMELATQ; this is encoded by the coding sequence ATGAATAAGTATTTGCTGGAAATGAATGATATCTCCAAGGAATTTACCGGTGTGAAAGCATTGAGTGATGTGAATTTCAAAGTGGAAGAAGGAGAGATTCATTGTTTGATAGGTGAAAACGGGGCCGGGAAGTCTACGTTAATGAAGGTGCTGAGCGGCGTATATCCTTATGGGACGTACACGGGAGACATCGTGTTCGACGCGTCCGTTCAGCAATTTAACAAAATCAGTGACAGTGTCAACGCAGGGATTGCCATCATCTATCAGGAGCTGGCGCTCTTTCCTGATCTGACAGTATATGAAAATATATTTGCAGGAAACGAAGTGAAGGCAGGCGGATTCATCGATTGGAACCGGACCATTGTGGAAGCGCAGAAGCTTCTGAAGAAGGTGAAGCTCGATGTGAATCCGGACACGCTCGTGCGGGACCTCAGCGTAGGGAAGAGGCAGCTCGTTGAGATTGCGAAAGCGTTAAGCAAAGACGTGAAATTATTGATTCTCGATGAACCGACTGCCGCACTGAATGAAGACGATAGTGAAAATCTCCTTGAATTGTTAAAAGATCTGAAAAAGCAGGGCATCACCTGTATCATGATTTCACACAAGCTGAAGGAAGTTATTCATATCGCTGACAAGGCGACCGTCCTCCGGGATGGATTGACCATTTGCACCCTGGATGCATCAAAAGGTGAAGTGTCAGAAGGAGTCATTATCAAGAACATGGTGGGCAGGGATATTGAAGATATCTATCCGAAACGGCCGAATAAATTCCACGGCGAAACTATTCTGGAACTGCAAAACTGGTCTGCATATGATCCTCAGCTTGGCAGAGAGGTGGTCAAGGACGTAAATCTCCACGTGAAGAGAGGAGAGATTGTCGGAATTGCCGGGTTGATGGGTTCAGGAAGAACAGAGCTTGCACTGAGTATTTTCGGCAATGCGAAATCCTATAAGCTTGAAGGCAGTCTTGTCTGGGATAACAGTCTTACCACGCTGAAACATACGAAGGATGCCATTAAAGCGGGAATCGCGTATGTCACAGAGGACAGGAAAGATGACGGCCTTTTCCTCCTTCAGGATATAAAAAGCAATATATCAGCTGCCAACTTAGGCGGAATCTCTACCAAAGGAATCATCAATGATAATGAGGAGATCAAAGTGGCGGAACGCTATCACTCCTCTCTTCATATAAAAGCATCTTCCCTTGAACAGCTCGTCGGGAATTTGAGCGGGGGAAATCAGCAGAAAGTATCGATCGGTAAATGGCTCTTTGTCGGACCGAAGCTTCTCATCCTTGACGAGCCGACACGTGGAATCGATGTCGGGGCAAAGTTTGAGATCTATACGGTGATGAATGAGCTGATCGAACAGGGTCTAAGCATCATCATGATCTCCTCTGAGCTCGGGGAGGTACTTGGGATGAGTGACCGTGTGTACGTCATGGCCCAGGGAGAAATCAAAGGGGAACTGCCTGTGGAAGACGCCAACCAGGAAAAAATAATGGAGCTTGCAACGCAATAA
- a CDS encoding sugar ABC transporter substrate-binding protein, with protein sequence MFMILILFIGLLAACGSDSTGGKKGVSVGIVLPTKDEPRWVQDEKRFKDALKDSEYTTEILFSQGSSAKEKENVETLINKGIDVLIITPQDGDAASAAVESAKKEGITVISYDRLLTNTDAVDYYVTFDSVAVGEAQGQYLIDHAEGKDVPLYLYAGAASDNNAFLFFEGAWNVLQPKIADGTFKIANSSEAESLKEKAELSRDEMSKILGQVTTNWDPNEAKNKAQTHLTAAGADMKGDVAVLAPNDGTARSIADVFASDKAVTSFVVTGQDAEKASVQYVIDGKQSMTVFKDVRTLVTDAMGIAVDVLDGKTPETTGSYDNGEKEVEAKQTEVIVVDGDNVKAELIDSGYYEAKEFTGLKE encoded by the coding sequence ATGTTCATGATTCTCATTTTATTTATTGGCTTGCTTGCAGCATGCGGCAGCGACAGTACGGGTGGAAAAAAGGGTGTCAGTGTAGGAATTGTATTGCCTACTAAGGATGAGCCAAGGTGGGTGCAGGATGAAAAACGCTTCAAAGATGCACTGAAGGATTCAGAGTATACAACTGAAATTCTATTCAGCCAAGGATCTTCTGCCAAGGAAAAAGAAAATGTAGAAACATTAATCAACAAAGGGATCGATGTGCTCATCATCACACCGCAGGATGGGGATGCAGCATCAGCTGCAGTCGAATCAGCAAAGAAGGAAGGCATTACGGTCATTTCTTATGATCGCTTGCTCACGAATACAGATGCAGTTGATTATTACGTCACATTTGACAGCGTTGCCGTTGGGGAAGCCCAGGGACAATACTTGATCGATCACGCTGAAGGAAAGGATGTACCACTTTATCTTTATGCAGGTGCAGCTTCTGATAACAATGCGTTCTTGTTCTTTGAGGGAGCCTGGAACGTCCTTCAACCAAAAATAGCGGATGGAACGTTTAAAATCGCCAATTCAAGCGAAGCAGAATCCTTGAAAGAGAAAGCTGAGCTAAGCCGTGACGAGATGAGTAAAATTCTTGGTCAGGTGACAACGAACTGGGATCCAAACGAAGCAAAAAACAAAGCACAAACACATTTGACAGCCGCAGGTGCAGACATGAAGGGTGATGTGGCCGTGCTTGCACCGAATGACGGAACAGCCCGTTCCATCGCCGATGTATTTGCTTCCGACAAGGCAGTTACAAGCTTCGTCGTGACAGGTCAGGATGCGGAGAAAGCGTCTGTTCAATATGTGATCGATGGCAAGCAGTCCATGACAGTCTTCAAGGATGTCCGTACGCTCGTAACCGATGCAATGGGTATTGCCGTTGACGTACTGGATGGTAAAACGCCTGAAACGACAGGATCTTATGACAACGGAGAGAAAGAAGTGGAAGCGAAACAAACGGAAGTCATCGTGGTTGATGGCGACAACGTGAAAGCGGAGCTGATCGACTCAGGATATTACGAAGCGAAAGAATTTACAGGTTTAAAAGAATAA
- the abc-f gene encoding ribosomal protection-like ABC-F family protein, which yields MREIMKLLNVSYEVMDEKILDEVSGSIQEGDVIGLIGMNGAGKSTLLQLIAGNRIPTEGQIQWFLNDAKKILVEQETENHPSEGMTPSQVKLLDKWQVPQHEFRLLSGGEKLKARLAKGFSEKADLLLLDEPTNHLDEQSLELLARLIKEYRGTILLVSHDRYFLDEAVSKIWSIEGKKLVEHKGNYSSYTKVRKERRLTQQRELEKQEKMAERIEKQMKELSAWSDKAHAQSTKQEGYKEYYRVKAKRMDSQIKSKQKRLEKELEKTKVTKVEEDPTVTFSLPATHKTGKRFLEVKNLKKSFEGRTLFENVQFTIQHGEKVAITGPNGSGKTTLLKVLLGMEAAEGEVWMSPSAHIGYLTQEVFDLPLNETPGDLFYSETFAKRGKVQTLMKHLGFQASHWHSPIGNLSMGERVKIKLMKDILGEKDVLILDEPTNHLDLPSREQFEETLSAYNGTLIIVSHDRYFLERTSEMKLVIENRTVRKQLEEPASERNDHEDRRMKLETERQEVLGRLSFMLPGDEGYEALDKRFIELTKQINEL from the coding sequence TTGCGAGAAATCATGAAGTTATTGAACGTAAGCTATGAAGTGATGGACGAGAAGATATTGGATGAGGTGAGTGGAAGCATCCAGGAAGGGGATGTCATTGGTTTAATCGGCATGAATGGAGCAGGGAAGTCGACGCTTCTCCAATTAATTGCCGGTAACAGGATTCCGACGGAGGGACAGATTCAGTGGTTTCTGAATGATGCAAAGAAGATCCTTGTGGAGCAGGAAACCGAAAACCATCCGTCTGAAGGAATGACCCCTTCGCAAGTAAAGTTACTGGATAAATGGCAGGTGCCTCAACACGAATTCCGGCTGTTAAGCGGAGGAGAAAAACTAAAGGCGAGACTCGCAAAAGGTTTTTCGGAGAAAGCAGATCTGCTCCTCCTTGATGAGCCGACCAATCATCTGGATGAACAGAGTCTCGAGCTTCTGGCGAGGTTGATCAAAGAATATAGGGGAACAATCCTCCTCGTATCCCATGACCGATATTTTCTGGATGAAGCAGTGTCGAAGATCTGGTCCATTGAAGGGAAGAAGCTGGTTGAGCATAAAGGCAATTATTCAAGTTATACCAAAGTGCGAAAGGAGCGAAGGTTGACGCAACAGCGGGAGCTTGAAAAACAAGAGAAAATGGCAGAGAGGATCGAGAAGCAGATGAAGGAGCTCTCTGCCTGGTCAGACAAAGCCCATGCTCAGTCGACAAAACAGGAAGGCTACAAAGAATATTACCGCGTCAAAGCAAAACGCATGGACAGCCAAATCAAATCGAAGCAAAAGCGCCTGGAAAAGGAACTGGAGAAAACAAAAGTGACCAAGGTCGAGGAGGATCCAACCGTAACATTCTCCCTCCCAGCCACCCATAAGACAGGCAAACGGTTCCTCGAAGTAAAGAATCTAAAGAAAAGCTTCGAGGGACGGACCTTGTTCGAAAATGTTCAATTTACCATACAACATGGAGAGAAGGTTGCGATCACAGGACCGAATGGCAGCGGTAAGACGACACTTCTTAAGGTACTGTTGGGAATGGAAGCCGCCGAAGGGGAGGTATGGATGTCACCTTCCGCACATATCGGATACCTGACACAGGAAGTCTTCGATCTTCCCCTCAATGAAACGCCTGGGGATCTATTTTACAGTGAAACCTTTGCGAAAAGAGGAAAAGTCCAGACACTGATGAAGCACCTTGGATTCCAGGCTTCCCATTGGCATTCGCCTATCGGGAACTTGAGCATGGGGGAACGGGTGAAAATTAAGCTAATGAAAGACATACTCGGGGAAAAAGACGTGTTGATCCTTGATGAACCGACGAACCACCTGGATCTTCCTTCAAGGGAACAGTTTGAAGAAACGCTTTCCGCATACAACGGAACGCTTATTATCGTTTCACACGACCGCTACTTTCTTGAGAGAACGTCTGAGATGAAGCTTGTGATCGAAAATCGGACGGTCAGGAAACAACTCGAAGAACCGGCATCCGAACGGAATGATCATGAAGATCGGCGGATGAAGCTCGAGACGGAGAGACAGGAAGTGCTTGGGCGGTTGAGTTTCATGCTTCCGGGTGACGAAGGGTACGAAGCGCTGGATAAAAGGTTTATCGAATTAACAAAACAAATCAATGAATTGTAG
- a CDS encoding YhcN/YlaJ family sporulation lipoprotein, producing MKKFILISVTGLMVMISAAGCGTSNTTEEGQQLNNQNLEKVNYNNNQANRDYVNNGMVDGAYSLAKREAKAVAELNEVKSAYVMTTNQHAYVAANLEDRMNGKVTKSLEKKISDQVKSQNGSIRKVYVSTNPDFVDRMRDYADKAENGKPIAGFGEEMAEMVKRIFPSEG from the coding sequence ATGAAAAAGTTTATATTGATTTCAGTGACAGGGTTGATGGTCATGATCAGCGCTGCAGGTTGCGGCACAAGCAATACGACTGAAGAAGGGCAGCAATTGAATAATCAGAATCTCGAAAAAGTGAACTACAACAATAACCAGGCAAACAGGGATTACGTCAATAACGGAATGGTGGATGGAGCGTATTCCCTTGCCAAACGGGAGGCAAAAGCGGTAGCCGAGCTTAATGAAGTGAAAAGTGCTTATGTCATGACGACGAATCAACATGCCTATGTTGCAGCGAACCTTGAAGATCGCATGAACGGGAAAGTAACAAAGTCACTCGAGAAAAAAATATCAGATCAGGTGAAAAGTCAAAATGGAAGCATCCGCAAAGTGTATGTCTCCACGAACCCAGATTTTGTCGATCGGATGAGGGATTATGCAGATAAAGCCGAAAACGGAAAACCGATAGCAGGATTCGGAGAAGAAATGGCAGAAATGGTGAAGCGGATTTTTCCAAGCGAAGGGTAA
- a CDS encoding ZIP family metal transporter: protein MFQAALWGGITSLSLLIGAFMGIFLHIPKRAVAYIMALGTGLIIGSSTFDLLGEAEGKANLLLLISMFLLGALIFTVFEIVISKKGGSERKRSKQNPHGHSGLAIYFGTLMDAIPESIIIGVSFLESESMGWMFITAIFISNLPEALSSSIGLKMDQYSTKKILFLWGSVVILSSLSALLGYTLLEGAPESTSYIIGAFGAGGLLAMVSSTMMPEAFEEGGPVVGFLSSLGIILSFVFSTL, encoded by the coding sequence ATGTTTCAGGCAGCTTTATGGGGAGGAATCACAAGTCTATCTCTCCTGATTGGAGCATTCATGGGGATATTTCTTCATATCCCAAAGCGTGCAGTTGCATATATTATGGCACTTGGTACAGGATTGATCATTGGTTCGAGCACATTTGATTTGTTGGGTGAAGCAGAAGGAAAAGCAAATCTGCTTCTTTTGATTTCAATGTTTTTGCTTGGTGCACTCATCTTCACTGTATTTGAGATTGTCATTTCAAAAAAAGGTGGCAGCGAACGGAAAAGGTCAAAGCAAAATCCCCATGGCCATTCAGGTTTAGCGATTTATTTCGGAACATTGATGGATGCGATCCCTGAATCGATCATTATCGGCGTCAGCTTCCTTGAAAGTGAATCCATGGGATGGATGTTCATCACCGCTATTTTTATCAGCAATCTACCGGAAGCGTTATCGAGCAGCATCGGCCTAAAGATGGATCAATACAGCACGAAGAAAATCCTTTTTTTGTGGGGAAGCGTCGTCATCTTGTCTTCACTCAGCGCGTTACTTGGATACACCCTATTAGAAGGGGCACCTGAAAGCACTTCATACATTATCGGTGCCTTTGGTGCGGGAGGATTGCTTGCCATGGTTTCGTCTACCATGATGCCGGAAGCCTTTGAAGAAGGCGGTCCAGTGGTGGGATTCCTTTCTTCATTAGGCATCATCCTGTCGTTTGTTTTCAGCACGTTATAA
- a CDS encoding endonuclease MutS2, translated as MNDKTFQVLEFHLVKEALSHFALTEEGKKELWKLTPSTNKRQIDMRLDEVTEAVRILEKSSSVPIHALDGVHTMMGNLTKGVPLRPDQLMNLYYFLDACKKLKRYMDDKQWLAPRVSSYVHSIEDLPDLMDEINRCIRNGRVDDDASKELLRIRKQLTIQEERLKDKIQSIVKSAKYKSFLQESIVSQRNGRYVLPIKKEFRGKLKGSVLDTSASGSTLYIEPEELANQQDQMLIYKVEEEREIENILWALTGMVQSYEPQLRLAVETMVHYDVLFAKAKLSRSYDGVSAIVNEDHRIKLKNAVHPLLGKGAVPLSVEIGEDYHALVITGPNTGGKTVTIKTVGLLTIMTQCGLHIPAEAGSEISIFQQILLDIGDGQSLQQNLSTFSSHIKNIVEILKETNDRTLVLLDELGSGTDPLEGMGLATAILDQLFEKGATILATTHYSEIKYFAEEHDGFTNGSMEFDLETLQPTYRLIIGKGGESQAFSIALKLGMHPEIIEHAHEITYKEKKTYRVQPIDDHVMKEMEKQVIVNKYKKRNHGKSQMNRAMDSAKLFEMGDNVKVSPEGEFGIIFEGPNDRGDYVVQVKGEKKTVNHKRLNLYVSAKELYPDGYDFDIIFKSKAYRKKDKVMGKRFVEGMTIDHEE; from the coding sequence ATGAACGATAAAACGTTTCAGGTATTGGAGTTTCACTTGGTTAAGGAAGCATTGAGTCATTTTGCCCTTACAGAGGAGGGGAAGAAAGAGTTGTGGAAGCTGACTCCTTCAACGAATAAGCGGCAAATCGACATGCGCCTTGATGAGGTGACAGAAGCCGTAAGAATTCTCGAAAAAAGCAGCTCTGTCCCGATACATGCGCTAGACGGTGTCCACACGATGATGGGGAATCTGACAAAAGGTGTACCCCTCCGTCCGGATCAACTGATGAACCTGTATTATTTTCTGGATGCATGCAAGAAATTAAAAAGGTATATGGATGATAAACAATGGCTGGCGCCCAGGGTCTCATCCTATGTACACAGCATTGAAGACCTTCCCGACCTGATGGATGAAATCAACAGGTGCATCAGAAACGGCCGGGTGGATGATGATGCAAGCAAAGAGCTGTTGCGGATCAGGAAGCAATTGACGATACAGGAAGAACGACTGAAAGACAAAATCCAGTCAATCGTAAAGTCTGCGAAATATAAATCATTCCTGCAGGAATCGATTGTGAGCCAACGGAACGGCCGCTATGTGCTGCCGATCAAAAAAGAGTTTAGGGGGAAGCTGAAGGGTTCCGTCCTGGATACATCCGCATCCGGTTCCACCCTGTATATAGAGCCGGAGGAGCTTGCTAACCAACAGGACCAGATGCTGATTTATAAAGTGGAAGAAGAGCGAGAAATAGAGAATATCCTTTGGGCGCTGACAGGGATGGTGCAGTCTTATGAACCGCAACTAAGGCTCGCCGTCGAAACGATGGTTCACTACGATGTCTTGTTTGCCAAGGCGAAACTCAGCCGTTCCTATGATGGGGTGAGTGCCATCGTCAATGAAGACCACAGGATCAAGTTGAAGAATGCAGTCCATCCTTTGCTCGGAAAGGGGGCAGTCCCATTATCCGTGGAGATCGGGGAAGACTACCATGCCCTTGTCATAACCGGACCGAATACAGGGGGTAAAACGGTTACCATTAAAACGGTCGGCCTTCTGACCATCATGACACAGTGCGGACTCCACATTCCTGCAGAAGCCGGCAGTGAAATCAGCATCTTTCAGCAGATTTTATTAGACATAGGGGATGGTCAAAGTCTTCAGCAAAACTTAAGCACATTCAGCTCCCATATCAAGAACATTGTTGAAATCCTAAAAGAAACAAATGACCGTACACTCGTGTTATTGGATGAACTGGGTTCCGGGACTGATCCTTTGGAAGGTATGGGACTAGCTACTGCAATCCTTGATCAGTTATTTGAGAAGGGGGCTACCATCCTCGCCACGACCCATTATAGTGAAATCAAATATTTCGCGGAAGAGCACGATGGTTTCACCAATGGCAGCATGGAATTCGATCTCGAGACGCTGCAGCCAACTTACCGTCTCATCATTGGCAAAGGCGGGGAGAGCCAGGCATTTTCGATTGCCTTGAAGCTCGGGATGCATCCCGAGATCATCGAACATGCACACGAAATCACCTATAAAGAAAAGAAAACCTATCGTGTTCAACCAATCGATGATCATGTTATGAAAGAAATGGAGAAGCAGGTGATCGTGAACAAATATAAGAAGAGGAATCATGGGAAATCCCAGATGAACAGAGCAATGGATTCCGCGAAGCTTTTTGAGATGGGGGATAATGTGAAAGTTTCACCAGAAGGGGAGTTTGGCATCATATTCGAAGGGCCAAATGACCGTGGCGATTATGTTGTGCAAGTGAAAGGGGAGAAGAAGACAGTGAATCATAAACGATTGAATCTTTATGTTTCAGCGAAAGAGCTTTATCCGGACGGGTATGATTTTGATATCATCTTTAAGAGCAAAGCGTACAGAAAGAAAGATAAAGTGATGGGTAAACGCTTTGTTGAAGGCATGACCATCGACCACGAAGAATAA
- a CDS encoding DUF4395 domain-containing protein → MNPNSIPKPLVQVNQWFIVLTVAASWFSNIEAILFLPFLAGVSALIFKFNPVMKVSKPFLKKDLSAYPPEDADQQQFNNIIAVICLGAALMSAFAGWATGFFLFSGMVFLAASIALAGFCIGCFIRFQWKRFQYKRSLQ, encoded by the coding sequence GTGAATCCCAATTCAATACCCAAACCGTTAGTCCAGGTCAATCAGTGGTTCATAGTATTAACAGTGGCTGCTTCATGGTTTTCCAATATAGAAGCAATACTATTTCTCCCATTTCTTGCAGGGGTGTCTGCTCTGATATTTAAGTTCAACCCGGTCATGAAGGTGTCTAAACCTTTCTTGAAAAAGGACCTATCAGCGTATCCGCCAGAAGACGCGGATCAGCAGCAATTCAACAACATCATCGCAGTCATCTGTTTAGGCGCTGCCCTCATGAGTGCTTTTGCAGGGTGGGCCACTGGATTCTTCCTTTTCTCCGGCATGGTATTCCTTGCAGCATCCATTGCACTTGCAGGATTCTGCATCGGGTGCTTTATCCGCTTTCAATGGAAAAGGTTCCAGTACAAAAGATCTTTGCAGTAG
- a CDS encoding YkvA family protein, whose protein sequence is MNMMKFIKRVKFLLNIRRSVPFLVEFFRSRDVVLWKKLLSIGLVVFYFWLPLDVIPDVLVLVGIVDDLAVFGLMVQLIVKMAPLEMKERYRLT, encoded by the coding sequence ATGAATATGATGAAATTCATCAAAAGAGTAAAGTTTCTGTTGAATATCCGCCGTTCTGTTCCATTTCTCGTGGAATTCTTCCGTTCCCGGGATGTAGTGCTGTGGAAGAAACTGTTATCGATCGGATTGGTGGTTTTTTATTTTTGGCTTCCGTTGGATGTGATTCCTGATGTGCTGGTTTTGGTGGGGATTGTGGACGACCTGGCTGTGTTTGGATTGATGGTACAGCTGATCGTGAAGATGGCTCCCCTTGAAATGAAGGAGAGGTACAGACTCACTTAG